One Paenarthrobacter aurescens TC1 DNA window includes the following coding sequences:
- a CDS encoding M23 peptidase domain protein (identified by match to protein family HMM PF01551), producing the protein MGKHHESDRAVDLIRTVGFHRVLIAGSLAVLAFFAFGFQPLSSVSSSSVGGALAQGVVEPTALGTLVPPEAETLVIDTTPEPPEQVPGTPMVYFDRALVRTVSKDGSTGLTVASAGLSRPPAGSLYSPLEVLNKSSSYGYRYSPLTGLAGEFHWGQDYAAACGTRVYAADAGVVRAVGWHVWGGGNRVEIEHGNGLVTTYNHLQAIGVTQGQSVRVGEVIAEVGTTGWSTGCHLHFETIVNGLHTDPANWSLLPIRQVDALQTIAMVNYQPGVGTGTSATPQWAVPVSDGTTRAVIGGEHEHDEPLPVPPAAPSGTTPPAANPPSSPGGTQTTPPATTTPVQTTTPTPSPSVTATPTPTVTAPPTPTTTVTPTPTTTVTPTPTDSTTPPPPPTTVPETSTVPPAVVEPAPVAPAVVEPAPVVVAPAPVAPAVVEPAPVVVAPAPVIVEQAPVVTQTVVPAAPAPPVAPAPAPVAVLPTSLPAVVLPPGYILIAPDLVQRPDGVIVPLSSLIIPTP; encoded by the coding sequence GTGGGCAAGCATCATGAATCAGACCGGGCAGTAGACCTGATCCGCACCGTAGGCTTCCATCGCGTTCTGATCGCGGGAAGCCTGGCCGTCCTGGCTTTCTTTGCGTTTGGGTTCCAACCTCTAAGTTCCGTCTCCAGCAGCTCCGTTGGTGGAGCACTGGCGCAGGGGGTGGTTGAACCAACGGCCCTAGGCACCTTAGTGCCGCCGGAGGCCGAAACGCTGGTGATCGACACCACGCCCGAACCCCCGGAACAAGTCCCCGGCACGCCCATGGTCTACTTCGACCGCGCCTTGGTCCGTACCGTCAGCAAGGACGGCTCCACGGGCCTTACCGTCGCCTCCGCAGGCCTGTCGCGACCACCCGCAGGCAGCCTGTACTCACCGCTTGAGGTCCTCAACAAGAGCTCCTCCTACGGCTACCGCTACAGCCCCTTGACGGGCCTTGCCGGAGAATTCCACTGGGGCCAGGACTACGCAGCAGCCTGCGGCACCCGCGTCTACGCAGCCGACGCCGGTGTAGTGCGGGCCGTCGGGTGGCATGTATGGGGCGGTGGCAACCGTGTTGAAATCGAGCATGGCAACGGCCTGGTCACCACTTACAACCACCTCCAGGCAATAGGAGTCACGCAAGGCCAGTCGGTGCGGGTGGGCGAGGTCATCGCAGAGGTTGGCACCACGGGCTGGTCCACTGGCTGCCACCTGCACTTTGAGACGATCGTGAACGGTTTGCACACTGACCCCGCCAACTGGTCGTTGTTGCCCATCCGGCAGGTTGATGCGCTGCAAACCATCGCCATGGTGAACTACCAGCCCGGCGTTGGCACCGGCACCTCGGCCACACCGCAGTGGGCCGTTCCCGTATCGGATGGCACCACCCGGGCCGTCATCGGTGGAGAGCACGAACACGACGAACCGCTTCCTGTTCCACCCGCGGCACCGTCCGGCACCACTCCGCCGGCAGCTAACCCCCCGAGCAGCCCTGGCGGCACCCAGACCACTCCGCCAGCAACTACGACGCCGGTTCAAACCACGACGCCGACGCCCTCACCTTCCGTGACGGCAACGCCGACGCCGACGGTCACGGCTCCGCCGACACCGACGACCACTGTGACGCCAACCCCGACGACCACTGTGACGCCGACTCCGACGGACAGCACGACTCCACCGCCGCCGCCGACCACCGTCCCGGAAACCAGTACCGTCCCGCCGGCAGTTGTTGAACCGGCACCGGTTGCTCCGGCCGTTGTTGAGCCTGCCCCGGTTGTGGTGGCTCCTGCACCCGTTGCGCCTGCCGTTGTGGAGCCGGCCCCGGTTGTGGTTGCCCCGGCACCGGTCATCGTGGAGCAGGCTCCGGTAGTGACCCAGACCGTGGTTCCGGCAGCTCCTGCCCCTCCGGTCGCTCCGGCGCCCGCACCGGTTGCTGTCCTCCCGACGTCGCTGCCGGCAGTGGTCCTTCCGCCCGGATACATCCTGATCGCACCAGACCTGGTCCAGCGGCCGGACGGCGTGATCGTGCCGTTGTCCTCGCTCATCATTCCGACGCCCTAG
- a CDS encoding putative proline dehydrogenase (identified by match to protein family HMM PF00171; match to protein family HMM PF01619), which yields MTSTLPDATAPRTQDSGQFDALAQEAIALVRRWLTEASKIPVDVSAQRLAGVLKDPNGLDFTVGFVDGVIRPEDLSVAGRKLAELAPKVPKFLPWYMRSAVRVGGVMAPIVPQVVIPIARRVLREMVGHLIVDATDAKLGPAIAKIRQDGVHLNVNLLGEAVLGEHEAQRRLEGTLKLLARDDVDYVSIKESSTVAPHSPWAFDEAVDHVVEKLTPLYRLAASFPKPKFINLDMEEYKDLSMTIAVFKRILDMPEFKNLEAGIVLQAYLPDALGAMQELQEWASARRAQGGAPIKVRVVKGANLPMEQVEASLHDWPLATWGTKQDSDTSYKNVINYALTPERIDAVRIGVAGHNLFDVAFAWLLAKQRGIAQQGQGSIEFEMLLGMATGQATAVRKDVGSLLLYTPVVHPGEFDVAIAYLIRRLEEGASQENFMSAVFELSENEALFKREQQRFLDSLAGMTDTVPGPNRQQDRRLPAEPAPVEGFANTPDTDPALPANRAWGRDILKRIPGSTAGNKIVESTKVSDAAQLDRIIATAVDHGKAWGARPAAERAAILHRAGEVLEARRAELLEVMASETGKTIDQGDPEVSEAIDFAHYYAERAKDLETVDGATFVPANLTVVTPPWNFPVAIPAGSTLAALASGSAVVIKPAKQARRSGSVMVDALWEAGVPREVLALVQLEERELGTQLVSHPSVDRVILTGGYETAELFRSFRQDLPLLAETSGKNAIIVTPSADLDLAAKDVVYSAFGHAGQKCSAASLVILVGSVAKSARFHNQLIDAARSLTVGYPENATTQMGPIIEPANGKLLNALTTLGDGETWAIKPERLDETGRLWSPGIRSGVKRGSYFHLTEFFGPVLGVMTAETLEEAIAIQNEIEYGLTAGLHSLDSAEMGVWLDTIQAGNLYVNRGITGAIVQRQPFGGWKKSAVGAGTKAGGPNYLIGLGSWLPAEAKAKRGTVLQGAAAQILTAAKSADVTAEELQTLQQSLFSDAAAWESEFGTRKDVSALSAERNVFRYRSLPVTVRLSEGERLAELLRVVAAGAVAGSALKVSSAVVLPDAVVTVFANLGVSVRIEDDAAWLARAAKFDAGRIRLIGGDFAALSAAMGGRPDVAVYHGAVTQAGRIEMLPFLREQAVSITAHRFGTPNHLSDHLI from the coding sequence ATGACCAGCACCCTCCCGGATGCCACCGCCCCGCGCACCCAGGATTCCGGGCAGTTCGATGCTTTGGCTCAGGAAGCCATCGCCTTGGTCCGCCGCTGGCTTACCGAAGCCAGCAAGATCCCCGTGGATGTGTCCGCGCAGCGTCTCGCCGGTGTCCTGAAGGACCCGAACGGCCTTGACTTCACTGTCGGATTCGTCGACGGCGTCATCCGCCCCGAGGACCTGTCGGTCGCCGGCCGCAAGCTCGCAGAGCTCGCTCCCAAGGTGCCCAAGTTCCTCCCGTGGTACATGCGCAGCGCTGTGCGCGTTGGTGGCGTCATGGCTCCGATTGTCCCGCAGGTTGTCATCCCGATCGCCCGCCGCGTGCTCCGCGAAATGGTGGGCCACCTGATTGTGGACGCCACCGACGCCAAGCTCGGCCCGGCCATCGCCAAGATCCGCCAGGACGGTGTGCACCTGAACGTCAACCTCCTCGGCGAAGCAGTCCTGGGCGAGCACGAAGCCCAGCGCCGCCTGGAAGGCACGTTGAAGCTCCTTGCCCGCGATGACGTGGACTACGTGTCCATCAAGGAATCCTCCACCGTGGCACCTCACTCCCCGTGGGCCTTCGACGAAGCCGTCGACCACGTGGTGGAGAAGCTCACCCCGCTCTACCGCCTTGCCGCGTCCTTCCCCAAGCCCAAGTTCATCAACCTGGACATGGAGGAATACAAGGACCTCAGCATGACCATTGCGGTGTTCAAGCGCATCCTTGACATGCCCGAATTCAAGAACCTTGAGGCCGGCATCGTCCTCCAGGCCTACCTCCCGGACGCCCTCGGCGCCATGCAGGAACTGCAGGAGTGGGCCTCGGCACGCCGCGCCCAGGGTGGCGCACCCATCAAGGTCCGCGTGGTCAAGGGCGCCAACCTTCCCATGGAACAGGTTGAAGCCTCGCTGCATGACTGGCCGCTGGCTACGTGGGGCACCAAGCAGGACTCGGACACCAGCTACAAGAACGTCATCAACTACGCCCTCACCCCGGAGCGCATTGACGCAGTCCGCATCGGCGTCGCAGGCCACAACCTGTTCGATGTCGCTTTCGCCTGGCTGCTGGCGAAGCAGCGGGGCATTGCCCAGCAGGGACAGGGATCGATTGAATTCGAGATGCTCCTGGGCATGGCAACCGGTCAGGCCACCGCAGTCCGCAAGGACGTGGGCAGCCTCCTCCTGTACACACCGGTGGTCCACCCGGGCGAGTTCGACGTCGCCATCGCCTACCTGATCCGCCGCCTCGAAGAAGGCGCCAGCCAGGAAAACTTCATGTCCGCAGTGTTTGAGCTGAGCGAAAACGAAGCCCTGTTCAAGCGCGAGCAGCAGCGCTTCCTGGACTCCCTGGCAGGCATGACGGACACGGTTCCCGGCCCCAACCGCCAGCAGGACCGCCGCCTCCCCGCCGAGCCTGCCCCGGTTGAAGGCTTCGCCAACACCCCGGACACCGACCCGGCCCTCCCGGCAAACCGAGCCTGGGGCCGTGACATCCTCAAGCGCATCCCCGGTTCCACCGCCGGCAACAAGATCGTGGAGTCCACCAAGGTTTCCGACGCTGCCCAGCTGGATCGCATCATCGCCACCGCCGTAGACCACGGCAAGGCCTGGGGCGCCCGCCCCGCCGCCGAGCGTGCAGCCATCCTGCACCGCGCCGGCGAGGTCCTCGAAGCCCGCCGCGCGGAACTCCTGGAGGTCATGGCTTCCGAGACCGGTAAGACCATCGACCAAGGCGACCCCGAAGTCAGCGAAGCGATCGACTTCGCGCATTACTACGCCGAGCGTGCCAAGGACCTGGAAACGGTCGACGGCGCCACGTTCGTCCCGGCCAACCTCACCGTGGTGACCCCGCCGTGGAACTTCCCGGTGGCGATTCCCGCAGGCTCAACGCTCGCAGCGCTCGCCTCAGGTTCCGCCGTCGTGATCAAGCCTGCAAAGCAGGCCCGCCGCTCCGGTTCGGTCATGGTGGATGCCCTGTGGGAAGCCGGTGTGCCGCGCGAAGTGCTGGCACTGGTGCAGCTTGAAGAGCGTGAGCTCGGCACCCAGCTGGTTTCGCACCCCAGCGTTGACCGCGTGATCCTTACCGGTGGTTACGAAACCGCTGAGCTGTTCCGTTCCTTCCGCCAGGACCTGCCGCTGCTCGCGGAGACCTCCGGTAAGAACGCCATCATCGTCACCCCGAGTGCCGACCTGGACCTCGCCGCGAAGGACGTGGTGTATTCGGCATTCGGCCACGCAGGCCAGAAGTGCTCGGCTGCCTCGCTGGTGATCCTGGTGGGCTCGGTGGCCAAGAGCGCACGCTTCCACAACCAGCTGATCGACGCCGCACGCTCACTGACCGTGGGCTACCCGGAGAACGCCACCACGCAGATGGGGCCGATCATCGAGCCGGCCAACGGCAAGCTCCTCAACGCCCTCACCACCCTGGGCGACGGCGAAACGTGGGCCATCAAGCCCGAGCGCCTCGACGAAACCGGCCGTTTGTGGTCCCCGGGCATCCGTTCCGGCGTCAAGCGTGGCTCCTACTTCCACCTGACCGAGTTCTTCGGTCCGGTCCTGGGTGTTATGACCGCGGAGACCCTCGAGGAAGCCATCGCCATCCAGAACGAGATCGAGTACGGCCTCACCGCCGGCCTCCACTCACTGGACTCCGCTGAAATGGGCGTCTGGTTGGACACTATCCAGGCCGGAAACCTGTACGTCAACCGCGGCATCACCGGTGCGATCGTCCAGCGCCAGCCGTTCGGTGGATGGAAGAAGTCGGCCGTGGGCGCCGGAACCAAGGCCGGTGGACCGAACTACCTGATCGGCCTGGGCAGCTGGCTTCCCGCCGAGGCCAAGGCCAAGCGAGGCACCGTACTTCAGGGCGCTGCCGCACAAATCCTCACCGCAGCAAAGTCTGCGGACGTGACCGCCGAGGAACTCCAGACCCTCCAGCAGTCGCTCTTCAGCGATGCCGCAGCGTGGGAATCCGAGTTCGGCACCCGCAAGGACGTCTCCGCCCTTTCCGCAGAGCGCAACGTCTTCCGTTACCGTTCCCTCCCCGTCACGGTCCGCCTCTCCGAAGGCGAGCGGCTCGCTGAGCTGCTGCGCGTTGTAGCAGCCGGCGCAGTGGCAGGTTCGGCGCTCAAGGTGAGCTCCGCCGTCGTACTTCCTGACGCTGTGGTTACCGTGTTCGCGAACCTGGGCGTCAGCGTCCGTATCGAGGACGACGCCGCGTGGCTGGCCCGTGCAGCCAAGTTCGACGCCGGACGGATCCGCCTGATCGGTGGCGACTTCGCCGCGCTGAGCGCAGCCATGGGTGGTCGTCCGGATGTCGCGGTTTACCACGGTGCTGTGACCCAGGCCGGCCGGATCGAGATGCTGCCGTTCCTCCGCGAGCAGGCCGTGTCCATCACTGCCCACCGCTTCGGCACCCCGAACCACCTGTCGGATCACCTGATCTAG
- a CDS encoding glutathione peroxidase (identified by match to protein family HMM PF00255): MTSLYSIPLTFNDGTEADFGRFEGKAVLVVNVASECGYTRQYAGLEELYGKYRAQGLEILGVPCNQFGGQEPGADDVIAEFCERNFGVTFPLTSKANVLGKQQHPLFAELTRDEDGQSAKVKWNFEKFVINRGGELVARFPSAVEPDSEDLMEAVEKALL, translated from the coding sequence ATGACCAGCCTGTACAGCATTCCCCTCACCTTCAACGATGGCACCGAAGCGGACTTCGGCCGGTTCGAGGGCAAAGCGGTGCTGGTGGTGAACGTCGCTTCCGAATGTGGCTATACGCGCCAGTACGCGGGCCTGGAAGAGCTGTATGGAAAGTATCGGGCGCAGGGTTTGGAAATCCTCGGCGTGCCCTGCAACCAGTTCGGCGGGCAGGAGCCCGGCGCTGATGACGTGATCGCCGAGTTCTGTGAACGCAATTTTGGTGTGACCTTCCCGCTCACCAGCAAAGCCAACGTCCTGGGCAAGCAGCAGCATCCCCTGTTCGCGGAGCTGACCCGGGACGAGGACGGGCAGTCGGCCAAGGTGAAGTGGAACTTCGAAAAGTTCGTCATAAATCGCGGGGGTGAACTCGTGGCAAGGTTCCCATCCGCAGTGGAGCCTGACTCCGAAGACCTTATGGAAGCAGTGGAAAAGGCGCTGTTGTAA
- a CDS encoding hypothetical protein (identified by Glimmer2; putative): MDNVVRQLQVSGRQDGVRLHRYAICGPDVHVLHIVIVVVKPVCHGVVRTGITHCPPGERGDALRCQEFNGAAGSEVLAQADGFDVRGDDGGVQAVIRGVIGPRCVVVQDGGVEAMASHDVQGIGVEEFLFGQVILAGHVHVLLHGDHGALCLIEEHMRGVVFGNKPADIVAVGLGHGEFVVHVDRARTIGCVAEPHGAFLANSVNDSVRRHSRSNHGFHDLLADERVRAARVENDGDPGRGKGHHVRNDVRLDVARHRAGDRAIDIQQQRQSWRGAGSGPVSTLQRLSHDPILSAPEVRFTAVTSVTPVEEILR; encoded by the coding sequence GTGGATAACGTCGTCCGTCAACTCCAGGTCAGCGGCCGTCAGGACGGTGTAAGGCTTCACCGGTACGCCATCTGCGGGCCGGACGTCCACGTGCTTCACATCGTGATCGTTGTGGTGAAGCCAGTCTGCCATGGCGTAGTCCGTACGGGAATCACCCACTGTCCTCCAGGAGAGCGGGGTGATGCCCTGCGCTGCCAGGAGTTCAACGGCGCGGCTGGCTCCGAGGTCCTTGCCCAGGCGGACGGATTCGATGTCCGTGGAGATGATGGTGGGGTCCAGGCGGTAATCCGCGGTGTCATCGGACCCAGGTGCGTGGTGGTCCAGGATGGCGGCGTTGAGGCCATGGCGTCCCATGATGTCCAGGGCATCGGCGTCGAAGAGTTTCTGTTCGGCCAGGTAATCCTCGCTGGCCACGTCCACGTGCTGCTCCACGGAGACCATGGCGCGCTTTGTCTCATCGAAGAACATATGCGCGGAGTAGTCTTCGGCAACAAGCCTGCGGATATCGTCGCCGTAGGCCTTGGGCACGGCGAGTTCGTGGTCCACGTGGATAGGGCCAGGACCATCGGATGTGTAGCTGAACCACACGGCGCCTTTCTCGCAAATAGCGTGAATGACAGTGTCCGCCGGCATTCCCGCAGCAATCATGGGTTCCATGACTTGCTCGCTGATGAACGCGTCCGAGCGGCCCGTGTTGAAAATGACGGGGATCCCGGCCGAGGCAAGGGCCACCATGTCCGCAATGATGTCCGGCTTGACGTCGCGCGTCACAGGGCTGGCGATAGGGCCATCGACATCCAGCAGCAACGCCAAAGCTGGCGTGGCGCGGGCAGCGGTCCGGTCAGTACCTTGCAGCGGTTGAGTCATGACCCCATTCTGTCAGCCCCGGAGGTGCGCTTCACAGCTGTGACGTCTGTGACGCCTGTGGAGGAGATTCTTCGGTGA
- a CDS encoding putative transcriptional regulator, LysR family (identified by match to protein family HMM PF00126; match to protein family HMM PF03466) has product MLDVRRLRLLHELKIRGTLAEVADAMQYSPSSVSQQLTLLEKEAGVELLRKAGRRVQLTPQAEILVAHTAALLETLERAETELAASLSMVTGTVRLAVFQSAALALLPDFLSIMRKEYPEVRVEMTQREPETALYETWARDFDLVVAEQYPGHAAPHHSGLDRVTLTSDAIRLATPPVGLGGETVATLADTASMPWVMEPRGAASRHWAEQACRSAGFEPDVRYETADLQAQIRLIESGNAVALMPDLVWTGRTRTVQLLDLPGLPERTVFTSTRTAGRIHPAILACREVLERVAAAQQKDTEQRADG; this is encoded by the coding sequence TTGCTGGACGTCCGCAGGCTGCGTTTGCTGCACGAGTTAAAGATCCGCGGAACCTTGGCCGAAGTCGCCGATGCGATGCAGTACAGCCCCTCCTCAGTTTCACAGCAGCTCACGTTGCTGGAGAAGGAAGCCGGGGTGGAGCTGCTGCGAAAAGCGGGGCGTCGGGTGCAACTGACTCCGCAAGCGGAGATCCTCGTGGCCCACACCGCGGCGCTGCTGGAGACCTTGGAGCGCGCGGAAACCGAGCTCGCGGCGTCGCTCTCCATGGTGACCGGAACCGTGCGCTTGGCCGTGTTCCAATCCGCGGCACTGGCTTTGCTGCCCGATTTCCTCAGCATCATGCGCAAGGAGTATCCCGAGGTACGCGTGGAAATGACACAGCGCGAGCCCGAGACTGCACTCTACGAAACGTGGGCGCGGGACTTCGACCTTGTGGTGGCCGAGCAATACCCGGGCCACGCGGCCCCGCACCACAGCGGGCTGGACCGGGTAACCCTCACCAGCGACGCCATCCGGCTGGCCACTCCCCCCGTAGGACTTGGCGGCGAAACCGTAGCCACCCTCGCGGACACCGCCTCAATGCCGTGGGTCATGGAACCCCGCGGCGCAGCATCCCGGCACTGGGCGGAGCAGGCCTGCCGGTCCGCGGGCTTCGAACCGGACGTGCGCTACGAAACAGCCGACCTCCAAGCCCAGATCCGGCTCATTGAATCCGGGAACGCCGTGGCACTCATGCCGGACCTCGTATGGACCGGGCGCACCCGCACGGTCCAACTCCTGGACCTTCCCGGTCTCCCGGAGCGAACCGTGTTCACATCCACCAGGACGGCCGGCCGGATCCACCCGGCAATTCTGGCCTGCCGGGAAGTGCTGGAACGCGTGGCTGCCGCTCAGCAGAAAGATACCGAGCAGCGGGCTGACGGCTAA
- a CDS encoding putative 3'',5''-cyclic-nucleotide phosphodiesterase (identified by match to protein family HMM PF00149) has translation MELIEAEYPKPGHVLLHLSDLHLVGGPGTLHGSVDSAARLQEICEQIVASRIRPAAIIFTGDLADKGELEAYESLREMIEPLCDSLGAKAIWAMGNHDNRANFRSAFADASEASKPQDPVDRSYFVNGLRIITLDTTVPGHHHGELSESQLDWLASELATPAPDGTILALHHPPVPCVQDLAVLVELRGQAALAAVVRNTDVRTILGGHLHYSTTASFAGIPVSVASATCYTQDLAVRAGGQRGRDGAQSYNMIHVYEHTIVHSIVPMSGGVTVGEPVDAAEVQRRLAEAGIRIPHESRVGAHTSPGTHTSSLPLVSPGAFTSPKAP, from the coding sequence ATGGAGCTCATCGAGGCCGAATACCCCAAACCAGGTCATGTGCTTTTGCACCTGAGCGATCTTCACCTGGTAGGTGGTCCGGGCACGCTCCACGGTTCGGTGGACAGCGCAGCCAGGCTTCAGGAGATCTGCGAGCAGATCGTGGCCTCCAGGATCAGGCCCGCAGCCATCATCTTCACCGGAGACCTCGCGGACAAGGGCGAGCTTGAAGCCTACGAGAGTCTCCGCGAGATGATCGAACCTCTCTGCGACTCACTGGGTGCCAAGGCCATCTGGGCCATGGGCAACCACGACAACCGCGCAAATTTCCGGTCCGCGTTCGCTGACGCCTCCGAGGCCAGCAAGCCGCAGGACCCGGTAGACCGCAGCTACTTTGTCAACGGACTCCGCATCATCACCTTGGACACCACGGTTCCGGGGCATCACCACGGTGAGTTGTCGGAATCCCAGCTGGACTGGCTGGCCTCCGAATTAGCCACACCGGCCCCGGACGGCACCATCCTGGCACTGCACCACCCGCCTGTCCCGTGCGTGCAGGACCTCGCCGTGTTGGTGGAGTTGCGCGGCCAAGCCGCACTGGCCGCCGTCGTGCGTAATACGGACGTCCGCACTATCCTGGGTGGCCACCTGCATTACTCGACGACGGCGAGCTTCGCCGGCATCCCGGTTTCGGTTGCCTCCGCCACGTGTTACACCCAGGACCTGGCGGTGCGCGCAGGTGGACAGCGAGGGCGCGACGGAGCGCAGTCCTACAACATGATCCACGTTTACGAACACACGATTGTGCATTCGATAGTGCCGATGTCCGGTGGTGTGACCGTGGGTGAGCCGGTGGACGCAGCAGAGGTTCAGCGGCGACTGGCCGAGGCCGGCATCCGCATTCCGCACGAGTCCAGGGTGGGGGCCCACACCTCACCGGGCACGCACACCTCGTCGCTCCCGCTTGTTTCGCCCGGAGCTTTTACTTCTCCCAAGGCGCCTTGA
- a CDS encoding putative transcriptional regulator, MarR family (identified by match to protein family HMM PF01047), whose protein sequence is MATTRDRQLHDRQLVEQWRSIQNSYFRTAGAIDRALEAKFDIGLNEFEILDLVAESEESACRMKALGERTPMTQSAVSKVVDRLEKAGLVSRETCADDRRSLFLELTEAGRALHANAAVEHRALLKENLGS, encoded by the coding sequence ATGGCAACGACGCGTGACCGTCAACTGCATGACCGCCAATTGGTGGAACAGTGGCGCAGCATCCAGAACTCCTACTTCCGCACCGCAGGAGCGATCGACCGCGCCCTCGAAGCCAAGTTCGACATTGGCCTCAACGAGTTCGAAATCCTGGACCTCGTGGCCGAGAGCGAAGAGTCCGCGTGCCGCATGAAGGCCTTGGGGGAGCGCACCCCCATGACCCAGAGTGCTGTGTCAAAGGTGGTGGATCGGCTGGAAAAAGCAGGGCTGGTGTCACGCGAAACCTGCGCCGACGATCGCCGTTCCCTCTTCCTGGAATTGACTGAGGCGGGCCGCGCACTTCACGCCAATGCCGCCGTCGAACACCGTGCCCTGCTGAAGGAAAACCTCGGCTCTTAA
- a CDS encoding putative transmembrane efflux protein (MFS) (identified by match to protein family HMM PF07690), translating into MSLNDASCTFESMTSPTTLKTSTEPPLVSAVHWTRAQWLLLMVVCTVLALDGLDVSMVGVALPSIGQELNLGTDSLQWIVSAYVLGYGSLLLLGGRLADLLGRRRIFLIALSVFAAASLLGGLVDDPAILIATRFIKGLAAAFTAPTGFSIITTNFAEGRERNKALSIFTTFGASGFSLGLVVGGLMTSLSWRWTFLVSVPIAVVVVFLGMKFIPKDKPSAENSGHDIWGAVTLALGMLGLVYTLVSAPEQGWGSVATIAGFAVSIAVLAAFAVIENKVKHPLIRFSILKEGWVARANLSAVGLFGSYLSFQFIVTMYLQSVLGWTPLGMALALLPAGLLVATSAPFADRLIEKFGATQLILTGLTALGLGYVLFLRVGTTPNYVLDILPSVVLLGIGFALAFPSINVQATAGIKDSEQGLAAGLIQTSTQVGAALVLAVTTALVSGHGQAAGTVSAQAMLEQYRPGLILSAAVAIAALLVAAAPSRRRVRT; encoded by the coding sequence TTGTCATTGAATGACGCGTCATGTACATTCGAATCCATGACATCACCCACCACCCTCAAAACCTCAACTGAGCCGCCTTTGGTTTCAGCCGTTCACTGGACACGGGCCCAGTGGCTGCTGCTCATGGTTGTGTGCACCGTCCTGGCTTTGGACGGGCTGGACGTCTCCATGGTCGGCGTTGCCTTGCCGTCCATCGGACAGGAGCTCAACCTCGGAACGGATTCCCTGCAGTGGATCGTTTCCGCATACGTTCTGGGCTACGGGAGCCTCCTGCTCCTTGGTGGCCGTCTCGCCGATCTGTTGGGCCGGCGTCGAATCTTCCTCATTGCGTTGTCCGTCTTCGCCGCGGCCTCGCTGCTAGGCGGGCTGGTGGACGACCCCGCCATCCTGATCGCCACACGGTTCATCAAGGGACTGGCTGCCGCGTTCACCGCACCCACTGGCTTCTCCATCATCACCACCAACTTCGCGGAAGGCCGCGAGCGCAACAAAGCTCTGTCCATCTTCACCACGTTCGGCGCCAGCGGTTTCTCGCTGGGCCTGGTGGTGGGCGGCCTGATGACCAGCCTGAGCTGGCGTTGGACGTTCCTGGTTTCGGTGCCCATCGCCGTCGTCGTTGTCTTCCTGGGCATGAAGTTCATTCCCAAGGACAAGCCGTCAGCGGAGAACAGCGGGCACGATATCTGGGGCGCCGTGACCCTCGCACTGGGCATGCTCGGCCTGGTATACACCCTGGTTTCAGCACCGGAGCAGGGCTGGGGATCTGTGGCAACAATCGCCGGATTCGCAGTTTCCATCGCCGTGCTGGCAGCCTTCGCGGTAATTGAGAACAAGGTCAAGCATCCGCTGATCCGCTTCAGCATCCTCAAAGAAGGCTGGGTTGCACGGGCCAATCTCAGCGCGGTGGGGCTCTTCGGCTCCTATCTCAGCTTCCAGTTCATCGTCACCATGTACCTGCAGTCCGTGCTGGGTTGGACGCCGCTGGGAATGGCCCTGGCCCTGCTGCCGGCAGGTCTGTTGGTGGCCACAAGCGCGCCGTTCGCGGACCGGCTCATTGAAAAGTTCGGCGCCACGCAGCTGATTCTGACAGGGCTCACGGCCCTTGGTCTCGGCTATGTCCTGTTCCTCCGCGTGGGCACCACACCCAATTACGTGCTGGACATCCTGCCGTCGGTGGTCCTGCTGGGCATCGGATTCGCTCTGGCTTTCCCGTCCATCAACGTTCAGGCGACGGCCGGGATCAAGGATTCGGAGCAGGGGCTGGCTGCCGGGTTGATCCAGACCAGCACACAGGTAGGAGCCGCCTTGGTTTTGGCGGTCACTACGGCGCTGGTGAGCGGTCACGGCCAGGCAGCCGGAACCGTCAGCGCCCAAGCCATGCTGGAACAGTACCGTCCGGGCCTCATCCTGAGTGCCGCCGTCGCCATCGCCGCCCTGCTGGTGGCCGCAGCACCATCCCGGCGACGAGTCCGCACCTGA